From a region of the Pleuronectes platessa chromosome 22, fPlePla1.1, whole genome shotgun sequence genome:
- the LOC128429148 gene encoding zinc finger MYM-type protein 1 yields the protein MIAWKEYERADKADALLMSTLSKEHHKQIEENRAYIKSLAEVLLLTATQNISQRGHKETVDADNRGNFLAILDMIAKHDPVVKKKMTGPRNANYTSHQIQNEILDTLAEMVRASIINKVKESEVFSLMADETKDLKKKEQISLVLRYYYAGAVKESFLHFESADRLDAAGLTHKIIQVLERCGLEYKSNLIGQSYDGASVMSGKHSGVQARIKEVAKQAFYVHCNAHCLNLVLVDTVKAVPQAECFFALLQRLYVFVSGSYIHNKWLNIQKEMYPGAPRELQRLSETRWACRHIACHTVLDRLPAIMRLLVEVVSENSGDRSIDARGLLAQFDLQFIGLLVICNKVFGDARCLSDMLQSPSLDLCSAVDLVQALVQNVQAYRDESYFEGLWREILNTAEKCDVEVEPTSKRKTKQSRWLDGHAVMSSTALHRLVKPIPLDDSAEAHEGAHLHSSPTGFIYPGCAPSHRQFVLVTTVDSSREPSCYPPS from the exons ATGATTGCTTGGAAAGAATATGAGAGAGCAGATAAAGCTGATGCCTTGTTAATGAGTACTTTAAGTAAAGAACATCATAAGCAGATAGAGGAAAATCGTGCCTACATAAAAAGTTTAGCAGAAGTCCTACTGTTAACTGCAACCCAGAATATTTCACAGAGGGGACACAAGGAGACAGTAGATGCAGACAACAGGGGAAACTTCTTGGCTATATTGGACATGATTGCTAAACATGACCCAgttgttaaaaagaaaatgacaggGCCTCGCAATGCAAATTACACGAGCCAccaaattcaaaatgaaattTTGGATACATTAGCTGAAATGGTACGCGCTTCCATCATAAACAAAGTCAAGGAGAGTGAAGTCTTTTCCCTTATGGCAGATGAAACTAAAGACcttaaaaaaaaggagcagaTCTCTTTAGTGTTAAGATATTATTATGCAGGAGCCGTAAAAGAGAGCTTTTTGCACTTTGAATCTGCAGACCGCCTAGATGCTGCAGGCCTGACGCATAAAATAATACAGGTACTTGAGAGATGTGGCTTGGAATACAAAAGTAACCTGATCGGGCAATCATATGATGGGGCTTCTGTCATGAGTGGCAAGCACTCAGGCGTTCAGGCTCGTATTAAAGAGGTGGCAAAACAGGCCTTTTATGTACATTGTAATGCCCATTGTCTTAATCTTGTTCTTGTGGACACAGTTAAGGCAGTACCACAAGCTGAATGTTTTTTCGCATTGTTGCAGAGACTCTATGTATTTGTGTCTGGCTCGTACATTCACAACAAGTGGCTGAACATACAGAAAGAAATGTATCCTGGAGCACCCAGAGAGCTTCAGCGATTGAGTGAAACAAGGTGGGCTTGCCGGCATATAGCTTGCCACACTGTTCTTGATAGACTACCTGCCATCATGCGTCTCCTTGTAGAAGTGGTTTCAGAAAACAGTGGCGATAGAAGCATTGATGCACGAGGCCTGCTCGCTCAATTTGACCTGCAGTTCATTGGACTTTTGGTGATATGCAATAAGGTTTTTGGTGATGCAAGGTGTCTCTCTGACATGCTACAGTCTCCCTCTCTTGATTTGTGTTCAGCTGTGGATCTAGTTCAAGCCCTTGTGCAAAATGTTCAAGCTTACAGGGATGAATCCTACTTTGAAGGACTCTGGAGAGAAATCTTAAatactgctgaaaaatgtgatgtaGAGGTGGAACCTACttcaaaaagaaagacaaaacagaGCCGGTGGCTAGATGGACATGCTGTCATGTCCTCAACAG CTCTGCATCGCCTG GTGAAGCCCATTCCATTAGATGACTCGGCGGAGGCCCACGAGGGagcgcacctgcactcatcCCCCACTGGCTTTATCTACCCTGGCTGTGCGCCgagtcatcgccagttcgtccTTGTCACTACCGTG GACTCTTCCCGTGAACCCTCCTGCTATCCTCCCAGCTGA